In one window of Tursiops truncatus isolate mTurTru1 chromosome 5, mTurTru1.mat.Y, whole genome shotgun sequence DNA:
- the SHROOM3 gene encoding protein Shroom3 isoform X4, whose product MMQISQGTIGTPWPQSYHSSSSTRDLSGYDHAYLRRSPDRCSSQGSTDSLEPSGGCPPCHPLSPAKSTSSIEQLGHLHNKRDSAYSSFSASSSILEYPAPGISGRERSGSVDTTSARGGLLEGMRQADIRYVKTVYDPRRGVSAEYEVNSSGLLLQGKEARALADGQGYEKWHSVPRGKEAPPPSWSQHCPSSLETTVDNLPPKVGAPLPPARSDSYAAFRQRERPGSWSSLDQKRFCRPQANSAGTLKSPFIEEQLHTVLEKSPENSPPVKPKHNYTQKAQPGQPLLPTGIYPVPSLEPHFAQVPRPSVSGNGTLYPALAKEGGYPAPQGACDKTAALDENGNQSGSSRPGFAFCQPLEHDSVSPGERKPEVSGKCVPYKVHFLSVPENEEEETSLKRLLTPLQGDSPHPSERKSTQGNKYSNYHSLQSTPAQAWQVGEDKRSFLPSEPWEGDFHEDHNANLRRRFDRGSLGQSMPGNFGKTTSAFSSLQNIPESLRRQSSLDLGGGAQEIYLEGTSTCTVSTKAEDSGRTVVPDHRSQLDRSVSYPRPEGRTSALASFHSSDPRYEELPSPPPQETSSLGRRRLSSSSASALQGFQYGKPHCSVLEKVSKIEQREQGSQRPPSAGSSSYGYNHRPNRTLPTSNTSGNDLEETKAHIRFSESIEPLGNGEPHCKNGEPKSEEVSWQPCGQQLRRDARLLRSQSTFQLFSEAEKEAVWPDDRPRTPESPVQDAPFSRAYRNSIKDAQSRVLGATSFRRRDLEPGTPTAARPWRLRPASAHVGLRSPEAPTSASPHTPRERHSVTPAEGDPARPAPPATRRGPRRHLTPEQKKRSYSEPEKMHEVGVSEEAEPAPPGPPRKGLQFAESSVADRRRIFERDGRACSTLSLSGPELKQFQQSALADYIQRKTGKRPAAAGCGLQEPGPLRERVQSAYLQAAPEGPSLAAASSLSSLREPTLPPRRETALPPATAEGGGAEPPRAPRDRSSSFAGGRHLGERRRGDQAPRELLSGANGGPKGPQRLDRTPGEPSPWGSAAGRAGKSMSAEDLLERSGVQAIPVHMRSRSSPTADKRQDVLLGENNGFGLVKDLCYLAGPVSRPFSCSSREEMLLLQHHPSPRCGVSGCKAGGGASIPGRGLGPLDPPRQASRTPCPRPLPSGAQGHLPDTRAAPPSSALPAPGPSSYCSQAAAAQPCTPAGTPKNGGHWPAQPPSPERRKEEGAGTRPSPPWVKRAHAVREDSLPEDGASPGCASPKHYPKPEALPSPSSTSDPDTPLGAPGTLGRVSLRISGSAPLASLPPREDDDDEVFARDLRSTASSGPVCEAPPPPSWEAPAQNLDRFPPPPPEAVCAEQWDSEGYREPHVSSSGKLAKVTVAKERPIPGAAHLVDSQILASRSQTSIKSSEANETNPPSTTGAPPQAAGSLSKQPSPGQPPSIQTQSLSHDPVSGPHSLEENVSSGPQKTSEDMRTEALAKEIVHQDKSLADILDPDSRMKTTMDLMEGLFPRDANLLKENSIKRKAMQRTVSFPGCEAKRSEDKEAAGMLVNCPVYYSVSAPKAELLNKIKAMPEEVNEEEEPADINEKKAELIGSLTHKLETLQEAKGSLLMDIKLNNALGEEVEAWISELCKPNEIDKYKMFIGDLDKVVNLLLSLSGRLARVENVLSGLGEDASNEERSSLNEKRKVLAAQHEDARELKENVDRRQRVVLDILAHYLSKEQLQDYQHFVKMKSTLLIEQRELDDKIKLGQEQVKCLLESLPSDFVPKAGALALPPGLAGDVTAVGGWTVSIFPTVTSPL is encoded by the exons CTCCTCTACCAGGGACCTCTCCGGCTATGACCATGCTTATCTGAGGCGGAGCCCCGACCGGTGCAGCTCCCAGGGGAGCACGGACAGCCTGGAGCCCAGCGGGGGATGCCCGCCCTGCCACCCTCTCTCCCCGGCCAAGTCTACCAGCAGCATTGAGCAGCTTGGCCACCTCCATAACAAGAGAGACTCGGCTTACAGCTCCTTCTCCGCCAGTTCTAGCATCCTCGAATATCCGGCCCCCGGCATCTCTGGCCGGGAGCGTTCAGGCTCCGTGGACACCACTTCTGCTCGAGGTGGCCTCCTAGAAGGGATGAGGCAGGCAGACATTCGCTATGTTAAGACAGTCTATGATCCCCGGAGGGGGGTCTCAGCAGAGTATGAGGTGAACTCTTCAGGCCTGCTCCTGCAAGGTAAGGAGGCCCGAGCATTGGCAGATGGTCAGGGCTATGAGAAATGGCATAGTGTTCCCCGGGGCAAGGAAGCACCACCCCCCTCCTGGAGCCAGCACTGCCCCAGCTCCTTGGAGACCACCGTGGACAACTTGCCTCCTAAAGTGGGTgcgcccctgcccccagctcggAGTGACAGTTATGCGGCCTTTCGGCAGCGAGAGCGGCCTGGCTCCTGGTCTAGCCTTGATCAGAAACGGTTCTGCCGGCCTCAGGCAAACTCTGCAGGCACCCTGAAATCTCCCTTCATAGAGGAACAGCTGCATACTGTGCTGGAGAAAAGTCCAGAAAACAGCCCCCCAGTGAAGCCCAAGCATAATTACACCCAGAAGGCCCAACCTGGCCAACCTCTGCTGCCGACTGGCATCTACCCGGTACCTTCCCTGGAGCCACACTTTGCCCAAGTGCCCCGGCCTTCCGTGAGTGGTAACGGCACCCTCTACCCTGCGCTGGCCAAGGAGGGCGGGTATCCAGCTCCGCAGGGAGCTTGCGACAAGACGGCTGCCCTTGATGAGAATGGGAACCAAAGTGGATCTAGCAGGCCTGGCTTTGCCTTCTGCCAGCCCCTAGAACATGACTCAGTGTCCCCGGGAGAGAGGAAACCTGAAGTTTCAGGCAAATGTGTCCCCTACAAAGTCCATTTCCTCTCAGTGCCTGAAAACGAGGAGGAGGAGACCTCCCTGAAGAGACTTCTCACACCTCTCCAAGGCGACAGCCCACATCCCAGTGAGAGAAAGAGCACGCAGGGCAACAAATATTCTAATTACCACAGCCTCCAATCCACTCCGGCTCAGGCCTGGCAAGTGGGTGAAGACAAGAGATCTTTCCTGCCCTCAGAGCCTTGGGAGGGGGATTTCCATGAAGACCACAATGCCAACCTCCGACGGAGGTTCGACAGAGGCAGCCTGGGCCAGAGCATGCCAGGCAACTTTGGCAAGACCACAtctgccttctcctccctccaAAACATTCCTGAGAGTCTAAGAAGGCAAAGCAGCCTGGATCTAGGAGGGGGAGCCCAGGAGATCTACCTGGAAGGCACGTCCACCTGTACAGTCAGCACCAAGGCAGAGGACTCTGGAAGGACTGTTGTTCCTGATCACAGGAGCCAGCTGGACAGGTCAGTTTCCTATCCCAGGCCTGAGGGGAGAACCAGTGCCTTGGCTTCGTTCCACAGTTCAGACCCAAGGTATGAAGagctgccctccccgcccccgcaggAGACATCCAGTCTGGGCCGAAGGAGGCTCAGCTCCAGCAGCGCCTCGGCTCTGCAGGGCTTTCAGTATGGGAAGCCCCACTGCTCCGTGCTGGAGAAGGTTTCCAAGATCGAGCAGCGAGAGCAAGGGAGCCAGAGACCCCCGAGTGCGGGCAGCTCTAGTTACGGTTATAACCACAGGCCCAACCGGACACTCCCAACTTCTAATACTTCGGGGAATGACTTGGAGGAGACAAAGGCCCATATCCGTTTTTCCGAATCCATTGAACCCCTAGGCAATGGGGAGCCGCACTGCAAAAACGGGGAGCCGAAGTCGGAAGAGGTTTCCTGGCAGCCGTGTGGTCAGCAGCTGAGGCGGGACGCTCGCCTGCTCCGCAGCCAGAGCACCTTCCAGCTCTTCAGCGAGGCGGAGAAGGAGGCCGTGTGGCCCGATGACCGGCCCCGCACGCCAGAGTCGCCCGTGCAGGATGCCCCCTTCAGCCGCGCCTACCGGAACAGCATCAAGGATGCGCAGTCCCGCGTCCTGGGCGCCACCTCCTTTCGACGCCGGGACCTCGAGCCGGGGACGCCCACAGCTGCCAGGCCCTGGCGGCTGCGACCCGCCTCCGCCCACGTGGGGCTGCGGAGCCCGGAAGCGCCGACTTCCGCCTCTCCGCACACTCCGCGCGAGCGGCACAGCGTGACCCCGGCCGAGGGCGACCCTGCCCGGCCCGCGCCCCCCGCCACCCGGAGGGGGCCGCGCCGGCACCTGACCCCTGAGCAGAAGAAGCGCTCGTACTCGGAGCCCGAGAAGATGCATGAGGTGGGGGTCTCGGAGGAGGCCGAGCCGGCGCCCCCGGGCCCGCCAAGGAAGGGGCTGCAGTTCGCGGAGAGCTCGGTGGCTGACCGGCGCCGCATCTTCGAGCGAGACGGCAGGGCCTGCTCCACCCTCAGCCTGTCGGGGCCCGAGCTGAAGCAGTTCCAGCAGAGCGCGCTGGCCGACTACATTCAGCGCAAGACCGGCAAGCGGCCCGCTGCCGCTGGCTGCGGCCTCCAGGAGCCTGGGCCGCTGCGGGAGCGCGTCCAGAGCGCCTACCTCCAGGCCGCGCCCGAGGGCCCCAGCCTCGCTGCTGCCTCCAGTCTCTCCTCTCTGCGGGAGCCCACCCTGCCGCCCCGCAGGGAGACCGCCCTCCCGCCGGCCACCGCGGAAGGGGGTGGCGCGGAGCCGCCACGGGCCCCCCGAGATCGCAGCAGCTCCTTTGCCGGCGGCCGCCACCTCGGGGAACGGCGCCGCGGAGACCAAGCCCCGAGAGAACTGCTCAGTGGAGCTAACGGCGGTCCAAAGGGCCCCCAGAGGCTGGACAGGACCCCTGGGGAGCCCTCCCCGTGGGGGTCCGCGGCCGGGAGGGCTGGGAAGTCCATGTCGGCCGAGGACCTGCTGGAGCGCTCAGGCGTTCAGGCCATCCCTGTCCACATGAGGTCACGGTCATCTCCCACCGCAGACAAGCGCCAG GATGTGCTTCTGGGGGAAAACAATGGCTTTGGTCTTGTGAAGGATCTCTGTTATTTGGCTGGCCCAGTATCCAG GCCATTCAGCTGTTCCAGCCGTGAAGAGATGTTGTTGCTCCAACACCATCCCAGCCCTCGTTGCGGGGTTTCGGGCTGCAAAGCAGGTGGCGGTGCCTCCATTCCCGGCAGGGGTCTGGGACCGCTGGACCCTCCAAGGCAGGCCAGCAGAACGCCTTGCCCCcggcccctgccctcaggagcgCAAGGGCACCTCCCGGACACCAGGGCTGCACCGCCGAgctcagccctgcctgcccctggcCCCTCGAGCTACTGCTCACAGGCCGCCGCCGCCCAGCCCTGCACCCCAGCCGGGACCCCCAAAAATGGCGGCCACTGGCcggcccagcctcccagccccgagcgcaggaaggaggagggagcagggacgCGGCCCTCCCCGCCCTGGGTGAAGAGGGCCCACGCGGTCCGAGAGGACAGCCTCCCCGAGGACGGCGCATCGCCTGGGTGCGCGAGCCCCAAGCACTACCCCAAGCCGGAGGCCCTCCCCAGCCCGAGCAGCACTTCTGACCCCGACACGCCCCTCGGGGCCCCGGGCACTCTGGGCAGGGTCTCCCTCCGGATCTCTGGGTCGGCCCCGCTGGCCTCCCTGCCGCCTCGGGAGGACGACGACGACGAGGTGTTCGCGAGGGACCTACGCTCCACCGCCTCTTCCGGCCCCGTCTGCGAGGCGCCGCCCCCGCCCAGCTGGGAAGCCCCGGCCCAGAACCTGGACCGCTTCCCTCCGCCTCCCCCTGAAGCTGTGTGCGCGGAGCAGTGGGACAGCGAGGGCTACCGGGAGCCCCACGTCAG CAGCTCCGGCAAACTTGCCAAGGTGACAGTTGCCAAGGAAAGGCCCATCCCTGGTGCAGCCCATTTGGTTGATAGTCAGATACTGGCTTCCAGATCCCAAACTTCCATCAAGAGTTCAGAGGCCAATGAGACCAACCCACCCTCCACCACCGGTGCTCCGCCCCAGGCTGCCGGGTCTCTTAGCAAGCAGCCAAGCCCAGGGCAGCCACCTTCCATCCAGACCCAAAGCCTCAGCCACGACCCAGTCAGTGGGCCTCACAGTTTAGAAGAGAATGTCAGCTCTGGCCCTCAGAAGACCTCAGAAGACATGAGAACAGAGGCTCTGGCCAAGGAAATTGTCCACCAAGACAAATCTCTGGCAGACATTTTGGATCCAGACTCCAGAATGAAGACAACTATGGACCTGATGGAAGGTTTGTTTCCACGAGATGCTAATCTTCTGAAGGAAAACAGCATAAAAAGGAAGGCCATGCAGAGAACTGTCAGCTTCCCAGGATGTGAAGCTAAGAG GAGTGAAGACAAGGAAGCAGCAGGCATGTTGGTCAACTGTCCTGTCTACTACAGTGTGTCTGCTCCCAAGGCCGAGCTTCTGAACAAAATCAAAGCTATGCCAGAGGAGGTGAATGAGGAAGAGGAGCCGGCAGACATCAACGAAAAGAAG GCCGAGTTGATTGGAAGCCTCACCCACAAGCTTGAGACCCTCCAGGAAGCCAAGGGGAGCCTGCTGATGGACATCAAGCTCAATAACGCCCTGGGGGAAGAGGTAGAGGCCTGGATCAGTGAGCTCTGCAAGCCCAATGAGATCGACAAGTACAAGATGTTCATCGGGGACTTGGACAAGGTGGTGAACCTGCTGCTCTCCCTCTCGGGACGCCTGGCCCGCGTGGAGAACGTCCTCAGCGGCCTTGGTGAAGACGCCAGTAACGAGGAAAGG AGCTCTCTCAATGAGAAGAGGAAGGTCCTGGCTGCGCAGCATGAGGACGCCCGGGAGCTCAAGGAGAATGTGGACCGGAGGCAGCGCGTGGTGCTGGACATCCTGGCCCATTACCTTTCCAAGGAGCAACTCCAGGATTACCAGCATTTTGTGAAAATGAAGTCGACACTCCTCATCGAGCAGCGGGAGCTGGACGACAAGATCAAGCTGGGCCAGGAGCAGGTCAAGTGTCTGCTGGAGAGCCTTCCCTCGGATTTCGTGCCCAAGGCAggggccctggctctgcccccaggCCTCGCCGGTGACGTGACTGCCGTGGGAGGGTGGACTGTCAGTATTTTTCCAACAGTAACCTCTCCACTTTAA
- the SHROOM3 gene encoding protein Shroom3 isoform X3, producing MVLSKGSCLALMLPGLGTPKLRRQQNPDACADPDPADTGTSESFSPEHLTSDPQHRKAAWSGGVKLRLKHRRSEPAGRPHSWHSTKFGENQPDASMMQISQGTIGTPWPQSYHSSSSTRDLSGYDHAYLRRSPDRCSSQGSTDSLEPSGGCPPCHPLSPAKSTSSIEQLGHLHNKRDSAYSSFSASSSILEYPAPGISGRERSGSVDTTSARGGLLEGMRQADIRYVKTVYDPRRGVSAEYEVNSSGLLLQGKEARALADGQGYEKWHSVPRGKEAPPPSWSQHCPSSLETTVDNLPPKVGAPLPPARSDSYAAFRQRERPGSWSSLDQKRFCRPQANSAGTLKSPFIEEQLHTVLEKSPENSPPVKPKHNYTQKAQPGQPLLPTGIYPVPSLEPHFAQVPRPSVSGNGTLYPALAKEGGYPAPQGACDKTAALDENGNQSGSSRPGFAFCQPLEHDSVSPGERKPEVSGKCVPYKVHFLSVPENEEEETSLKRLLTPLQGDSPHPSERKSTQGNKYSNYHSLQSTPAQAWQVGEDKRSFLPSEPWEGDFHEDHNANLRRRFDRGSLGQSMPGNFGKTTSAFSSLQNIPESLRRQSSLDLGGGAQEIYLEGTSTCTVSTKAEDSGRTVVPDHRSQLDRSVSYPRPEGRTSALASFHSSDPRYEELPSPPPQETSSLGRRRLSSSSASALQGFQYGKPHCSVLEKVSKIEQREQGSQRPPSAGSSSYGYNHRPNRTLPTSNTSGNDLEETKAHIRFSESIEPLGNGEPHCKNGEPKSEEVSWQPCGQQLRRDARLLRSQSTFQLFSEAEKEAVWPDDRPRTPESPVQDAPFSRAYRNSIKDAQSRVLGATSFRRRDLEPGTPTAARPWRLRPASAHVGLRSPEAPTSASPHTPRERHSVTPAEGDPARPAPPATRRGPRRHLTPEQKKRSYSEPEKMHEVGVSEEAEPAPPGPPRKGLQFAESSVADRRRIFERDGRACSTLSLSGPELKQFQQSALADYIQRKTGKRPAAAGCGLQEPGPLRERVQSAYLQAAPEGPSLAAASSLSSLREPTLPPRRETALPPATAEGGGAEPPRAPRDRSSSFAGGRHLGERRRGDQAPRELLSGANGGPKGPQRLDRTPGEPSPWGSAAGRAGKSMSAEDLLERSGVQAIPVHMRSRSSPTADKRQDVLLGENNGFGLVKDLCYLAGPVSRPFSCSSREEMLLLQHHPSPRCGVSGCKAGGGASIPGRGLGPLDPPRQASRTPCPRPLPSGAQGHLPDTRAAPPSSALPAPGPSSYCSQAAAAQPCTPAGTPKNGGHWPAQPPSPERRKEEGAGTRPSPPWVKRAHAVREDSLPEDGASPGCASPKHYPKPEALPSPSSTSDPDTPLGAPGTLGRVSLRISGSAPLASLPPREDDDDEVFARDLRSTASSGPVCEAPPPPSWEAPAQNLDRFPPPPPEAVCAEQWDSEGYREPHVSSSGKLAKVTVAKERPIPGAAHLVDSQILASRSQTSIKSSEANETNPPSTTGAPPQAAGSLSKQPSPGQPPSIQTQSLSHDPVSGPHSLEENVSSGPQKTSEDMRTEALAKEIVHQDKSLADILDPDSRMKTTMDLMEGLFPRDANLLKENSIKRKAMQRTVSFPGCEAKRSEDKEAAGMLVNCPVYYSVSAPKAELLNKIKAMPEEVNEEEEPADINEKKAELIGSLTHKLETLQEAKGSLLMDIKLNNALGEEVEAWISELCKPNEIDKYKMFIGDLDKVVNLLLSLSGRLARVENVLSGLGEDASNEERSSLNEKRKVLAAQHEDARELKENVDRRQRVVLDILAHYLSKEQLQDYQHFVKMKSTLLIEQRELDDKIKLGQEQVKCLLESLPSDFVPKAGALALPPGLAGDVTAVGGWTVSIFPTVTSPL from the exons CTCCTCTACCAGGGACCTCTCCGGCTATGACCATGCTTATCTGAGGCGGAGCCCCGACCGGTGCAGCTCCCAGGGGAGCACGGACAGCCTGGAGCCCAGCGGGGGATGCCCGCCCTGCCACCCTCTCTCCCCGGCCAAGTCTACCAGCAGCATTGAGCAGCTTGGCCACCTCCATAACAAGAGAGACTCGGCTTACAGCTCCTTCTCCGCCAGTTCTAGCATCCTCGAATATCCGGCCCCCGGCATCTCTGGCCGGGAGCGTTCAGGCTCCGTGGACACCACTTCTGCTCGAGGTGGCCTCCTAGAAGGGATGAGGCAGGCAGACATTCGCTATGTTAAGACAGTCTATGATCCCCGGAGGGGGGTCTCAGCAGAGTATGAGGTGAACTCTTCAGGCCTGCTCCTGCAAGGTAAGGAGGCCCGAGCATTGGCAGATGGTCAGGGCTATGAGAAATGGCATAGTGTTCCCCGGGGCAAGGAAGCACCACCCCCCTCCTGGAGCCAGCACTGCCCCAGCTCCTTGGAGACCACCGTGGACAACTTGCCTCCTAAAGTGGGTgcgcccctgcccccagctcggAGTGACAGTTATGCGGCCTTTCGGCAGCGAGAGCGGCCTGGCTCCTGGTCTAGCCTTGATCAGAAACGGTTCTGCCGGCCTCAGGCAAACTCTGCAGGCACCCTGAAATCTCCCTTCATAGAGGAACAGCTGCATACTGTGCTGGAGAAAAGTCCAGAAAACAGCCCCCCAGTGAAGCCCAAGCATAATTACACCCAGAAGGCCCAACCTGGCCAACCTCTGCTGCCGACTGGCATCTACCCGGTACCTTCCCTGGAGCCACACTTTGCCCAAGTGCCCCGGCCTTCCGTGAGTGGTAACGGCACCCTCTACCCTGCGCTGGCCAAGGAGGGCGGGTATCCAGCTCCGCAGGGAGCTTGCGACAAGACGGCTGCCCTTGATGAGAATGGGAACCAAAGTGGATCTAGCAGGCCTGGCTTTGCCTTCTGCCAGCCCCTAGAACATGACTCAGTGTCCCCGGGAGAGAGGAAACCTGAAGTTTCAGGCAAATGTGTCCCCTACAAAGTCCATTTCCTCTCAGTGCCTGAAAACGAGGAGGAGGAGACCTCCCTGAAGAGACTTCTCACACCTCTCCAAGGCGACAGCCCACATCCCAGTGAGAGAAAGAGCACGCAGGGCAACAAATATTCTAATTACCACAGCCTCCAATCCACTCCGGCTCAGGCCTGGCAAGTGGGTGAAGACAAGAGATCTTTCCTGCCCTCAGAGCCTTGGGAGGGGGATTTCCATGAAGACCACAATGCCAACCTCCGACGGAGGTTCGACAGAGGCAGCCTGGGCCAGAGCATGCCAGGCAACTTTGGCAAGACCACAtctgccttctcctccctccaAAACATTCCTGAGAGTCTAAGAAGGCAAAGCAGCCTGGATCTAGGAGGGGGAGCCCAGGAGATCTACCTGGAAGGCACGTCCACCTGTACAGTCAGCACCAAGGCAGAGGACTCTGGAAGGACTGTTGTTCCTGATCACAGGAGCCAGCTGGACAGGTCAGTTTCCTATCCCAGGCCTGAGGGGAGAACCAGTGCCTTGGCTTCGTTCCACAGTTCAGACCCAAGGTATGAAGagctgccctccccgcccccgcaggAGACATCCAGTCTGGGCCGAAGGAGGCTCAGCTCCAGCAGCGCCTCGGCTCTGCAGGGCTTTCAGTATGGGAAGCCCCACTGCTCCGTGCTGGAGAAGGTTTCCAAGATCGAGCAGCGAGAGCAAGGGAGCCAGAGACCCCCGAGTGCGGGCAGCTCTAGTTACGGTTATAACCACAGGCCCAACCGGACACTCCCAACTTCTAATACTTCGGGGAATGACTTGGAGGAGACAAAGGCCCATATCCGTTTTTCCGAATCCATTGAACCCCTAGGCAATGGGGAGCCGCACTGCAAAAACGGGGAGCCGAAGTCGGAAGAGGTTTCCTGGCAGCCGTGTGGTCAGCAGCTGAGGCGGGACGCTCGCCTGCTCCGCAGCCAGAGCACCTTCCAGCTCTTCAGCGAGGCGGAGAAGGAGGCCGTGTGGCCCGATGACCGGCCCCGCACGCCAGAGTCGCCCGTGCAGGATGCCCCCTTCAGCCGCGCCTACCGGAACAGCATCAAGGATGCGCAGTCCCGCGTCCTGGGCGCCACCTCCTTTCGACGCCGGGACCTCGAGCCGGGGACGCCCACAGCTGCCAGGCCCTGGCGGCTGCGACCCGCCTCCGCCCACGTGGGGCTGCGGAGCCCGGAAGCGCCGACTTCCGCCTCTCCGCACACTCCGCGCGAGCGGCACAGCGTGACCCCGGCCGAGGGCGACCCTGCCCGGCCCGCGCCCCCCGCCACCCGGAGGGGGCCGCGCCGGCACCTGACCCCTGAGCAGAAGAAGCGCTCGTACTCGGAGCCCGAGAAGATGCATGAGGTGGGGGTCTCGGAGGAGGCCGAGCCGGCGCCCCCGGGCCCGCCAAGGAAGGGGCTGCAGTTCGCGGAGAGCTCGGTGGCTGACCGGCGCCGCATCTTCGAGCGAGACGGCAGGGCCTGCTCCACCCTCAGCCTGTCGGGGCCCGAGCTGAAGCAGTTCCAGCAGAGCGCGCTGGCCGACTACATTCAGCGCAAGACCGGCAAGCGGCCCGCTGCCGCTGGCTGCGGCCTCCAGGAGCCTGGGCCGCTGCGGGAGCGCGTCCAGAGCGCCTACCTCCAGGCCGCGCCCGAGGGCCCCAGCCTCGCTGCTGCCTCCAGTCTCTCCTCTCTGCGGGAGCCCACCCTGCCGCCCCGCAGGGAGACCGCCCTCCCGCCGGCCACCGCGGAAGGGGGTGGCGCGGAGCCGCCACGGGCCCCCCGAGATCGCAGCAGCTCCTTTGCCGGCGGCCGCCACCTCGGGGAACGGCGCCGCGGAGACCAAGCCCCGAGAGAACTGCTCAGTGGAGCTAACGGCGGTCCAAAGGGCCCCCAGAGGCTGGACAGGACCCCTGGGGAGCCCTCCCCGTGGGGGTCCGCGGCCGGGAGGGCTGGGAAGTCCATGTCGGCCGAGGACCTGCTGGAGCGCTCAGGCGTTCAGGCCATCCCTGTCCACATGAGGTCACGGTCATCTCCCACCGCAGACAAGCGCCAG GATGTGCTTCTGGGGGAAAACAATGGCTTTGGTCTTGTGAAGGATCTCTGTTATTTGGCTGGCCCAGTATCCAG GCCATTCAGCTGTTCCAGCCGTGAAGAGATGTTGTTGCTCCAACACCATCCCAGCCCTCGTTGCGGGGTTTCGGGCTGCAAAGCAGGTGGCGGTGCCTCCATTCCCGGCAGGGGTCTGGGACCGCTGGACCCTCCAAGGCAGGCCAGCAGAACGCCTTGCCCCcggcccctgccctcaggagcgCAAGGGCACCTCCCGGACACCAGGGCTGCACCGCCGAgctcagccctgcctgcccctggcCCCTCGAGCTACTGCTCACAGGCCGCCGCCGCCCAGCCCTGCACCCCAGCCGGGACCCCCAAAAATGGCGGCCACTGGCcggcccagcctcccagccccgagcgcaggaaggaggagggagcagggacgCGGCCCTCCCCGCCCTGGGTGAAGAGGGCCCACGCGGTCCGAGAGGACAGCCTCCCCGAGGACGGCGCATCGCCTGGGTGCGCGAGCCCCAAGCACTACCCCAAGCCGGAGGCCCTCCCCAGCCCGAGCAGCACTTCTGACCCCGACACGCCCCTCGGGGCCCCGGGCACTCTGGGCAGGGTCTCCCTCCGGATCTCTGGGTCGGCCCCGCTGGCCTCCCTGCCGCCTCGGGAGGACGACGACGACGAGGTGTTCGCGAGGGACCTACGCTCCACCGCCTCTTCCGGCCCCGTCTGCGAGGCGCCGCCCCCGCCCAGCTGGGAAGCCCCGGCCCAGAACCTGGACCGCTTCCCTCCGCCTCCCCCTGAAGCTGTGTGCGCGGAGCAGTGGGACAGCGAGGGCTACCGGGAGCCCCACGTCAG CAGCTCCGGCAAACTTGCCAAGGTGACAGTTGCCAAGGAAAGGCCCATCCCTGGTGCAGCCCATTTGGTTGATAGTCAGATACTGGCTTCCAGATCCCAAACTTCCATCAAGAGTTCAGAGGCCAATGAGACCAACCCACCCTCCACCACCGGTGCTCCGCCCCAGGCTGCCGGGTCTCTTAGCAAGCAGCCAAGCCCAGGGCAGCCACCTTCCATCCAGACCCAAAGCCTCAGCCACGACCCAGTCAGTGGGCCTCACAGTTTAGAAGAGAATGTCAGCTCTGGCCCTCAGAAGACCTCAGAAGACATGAGAACAGAGGCTCTGGCCAAGGAAATTGTCCACCAAGACAAATCTCTGGCAGACATTTTGGATCCAGACTCCAGAATGAAGACAACTATGGACCTGATGGAAGGTTTGTTTCCACGAGATGCTAATCTTCTGAAGGAAAACAGCATAAAAAGGAAGGCCATGCAGAGAACTGTCAGCTTCCCAGGATGTGAAGCTAAGAG GAGTGAAGACAAGGAAGCAGCAGGCATGTTGGTCAACTGTCCTGTCTACTACAGTGTGTCTGCTCCCAAGGCCGAGCTTCTGAACAAAATCAAAGCTATGCCAGAGGAGGTGAATGAGGAAGAGGAGCCGGCAGACATCAACGAAAAGAAG GCCGAGTTGATTGGAAGCCTCACCCACAAGCTTGAGACCCTCCAGGAAGCCAAGGGGAGCCTGCTGATGGACATCAAGCTCAATAACGCCCTGGGGGAAGAGGTAGAGGCCTGGATCAGTGAGCTCTGCAAGCCCAATGAGATCGACAAGTACAAGATGTTCATCGGGGACTTGGACAAGGTGGTGAACCTGCTGCTCTCCCTCTCGGGACGCCTGGCCCGCGTGGAGAACGTCCTCAGCGGCCTTGGTGAAGACGCCAGTAACGAGGAAAGG AGCTCTCTCAATGAGAAGAGGAAGGTCCTGGCTGCGCAGCATGAGGACGCCCGGGAGCTCAAGGAGAATGTGGACCGGAGGCAGCGCGTGGTGCTGGACATCCTGGCCCATTACCTTTCCAAGGAGCAACTCCAGGATTACCAGCATTTTGTGAAAATGAAGTCGACACTCCTCATCGAGCAGCGGGAGCTGGACGACAAGATCAAGCTGGGCCAGGAGCAGGTCAAGTGTCTGCTGGAGAGCCTTCCCTCGGATTTCGTGCCCAAGGCAggggccctggctctgcccccaggCCTCGCCGGTGACGTGACTGCCGTGGGAGGGTGGACTGTCAGTATTTTTCCAACAGTAACCTCTCCACTTTAA